The following are from one region of the Sorghum bicolor cultivar BTx623 chromosome 2, Sorghum_bicolor_NCBIv3, whole genome shotgun sequence genome:
- the LOC8059878 gene encoding protein HGV2: MASSSENTGAPPEEEQPQAPPTPNPEPTEAAAPGEAEEEPQTLERAQELFDRGAKAIEDEDFVEAVDCLSQALEIRTSHYGELAPECASTYFKYGCALLYKAQEESDFLGNVPKSVPNEESVKSTASKDDSGTSKVSGTNAEDAVSSEKADAEEGQNSNGKDQENGNGEVEKDDDDDDDDEKMGDEEDNDLDLSWKMLDIARAIVEKTPDNTMEKVKIYSALAEVATEREDIDNSLTDYMKALSMLEHLVEPDHRRVVELNFRICLVYELVSKIGDAIPYCAKAISLCKSRIQSLKSSKDALLAGKDGDASAAKAEGGSENSDAEKELEQLTSILPDLEKKLEDLEQANPSPAMDEMLKTIASRVTDGMPRAASFTSSQMATSSNGFDSSVLSTAATTGSTGSTVTDLGVVGRGVKRASIKPISAEPAAKKPALDSPSLQGDSSINSEVVPATQNGDESIPK, encoded by the exons ATGGCCTCCTCGTCGGAGAACACGGGCGCGCCGCCGGAGGAGGAGCAGCCCCAGGCCCCGCCGACGCCGAACCCGGAGCCTACCGAGGCGGCGGCGCCtggcgaggcggaggaggagccgcaaACCCTAGAGCGGGCGCAGGAGCTCTTCGACCGGGGCGCCAAGGCCATCGAGGACGAGGACTTCGTCGAAGCCGTCGACTGCCTCAGCCAAGCGCTCGAGATCAG GACTTCACATTATGGAGAGCTCGCGCCAGAGTGTGCCAGCACATACTTCAAATATGGATGCGCTCTGCTATACAAAGCTCAGGAGGAAAGTGATTTTTTGGGAAATGTTCCCAAGAGCGTGCCAAACGAAGAATCAGTGAAGAGTACAGCTTCTAAAGATGATAGTGGAACCTCAAAGGTCTCTGGTACCAATGCGGAGGATGCCGTGTCTTCGGAGAAAGCTGATGCTGAAGAAG GTCAAAACTCAAATGGCAAAGATCAGGAGAATGGGAATGGTGAAGttgagaaggatgatgatgatgacgacgatgatgagAAGATGGGAGATGAAGAGGATAATGATTTGGATCTTTCCTGGAAAATGTTGGACATTGCTAGGGCAATAGTTGAGAAGACCCCAGATAACACTATGGAGAAAGTAAAAATATATTCTGCTCTTGCTGAAGTCGCAACAGAAAGAG AGGACATAGACAACTCACTCACTGACTACATGAAAGCTTTATCCATGTTGGAGCATTTGGTTGAACCTGATCATCGTCGAGTTGTGGAATT AAACTTCCGCATATGTTTGGTTTATGAGCTAGTTTCCAAGATTGGAGATGCGATTCCGTACTGTGCAAAAGCGATTTCGCTATGCAAGTCGCGCATACAGAGCCTGAAAAGTTCCAAGGATGCTTTGTTGGCTGGTAAAGATGGTGATGCATCTGCTGCTAAGGCTGAAGGAGGCTCAGAAAACTCTGACGCTGAAAAAGAGCTAGAGCAGCTTACTAGCATATTGCCTGATCTTGAGAAGAAG CTTGAGGACCTGGAGCAAGCAAACCCAAGCCCTGCCATGGATGAGATGTTGAAGACAATTGCATCCAGGGTAACTGACGGGATGCCAAGAGCTGCATCTTTTACTTCTTCCCAGATGGCAACCTCGAGCAATGGATTCGACTCCTCGGTTCTGTCTACGGCAGCAACAACTGGAAGCACTGGAAGCACTGTGACTGACCTCGGGGTTGTTGGCAGAGGTGTCAAACGAGCTAGCATCAAGCCGATATCTGCTGAACCTGCTGCGAAGAAACCTGCACTTGATTCACCATCTCTCCAAGGTGATAGCAGCATCAACTCTGAGGTTGTCCCTGCAACACAGAATGGTGATGAGTCCATACCTAAGTAG